The Lycium barbarum isolate Lr01 chromosome 12, ASM1917538v2, whole genome shotgun sequence genome includes a region encoding these proteins:
- the LOC132622884 gene encoding uncharacterized protein LOC132622884 isoform X2: MYVQKVSLGRPPTRHELWKKTHMKIEDGKEVWVEPRAEDTYNRYNQAMEDLIRNQPTDDQGNPITPSEEQTLSCWLDVVGGVNKGRAYGLCSEKNFHRIQCGLQGIGSSATVSNEQLEEMRDELGELARKYEEEQNKRLKEERRRIVLESDVKELKAQVCNLIKLPRSPPPSPDHDDGEDEEDQEHGDDEDQENREYGETEMEY; the protein is encoded by the exons ATGTATGTACAG AAAGTTTCTCTTGGTAGACCACCCACTCGACATGAGCTATGGAAGAAGACCCATATGAAAATCGAAGATGGAAAAGAAGTTTGGGTTGAGCCACGGGCAGAGGATACCTAT AATCGGTATAATCAAGCAATGGAGGATCTCATTAGGAATCAGCCGACTGATGATCAAGGCAATCCAATCACGCCATCAGAGGAACAAACTCTCTCCTGTTGGTTAGACGTGGTTGGTGGTGTAAATAAGGGAAGAGCGTATGGCCTTTGCTCCGAGAAGAACTTTCACCGCATCCAGTGTGGATTACAAGGTATAGGGAGTTCTGCCACTGTGTCAAATGAGCAGCTCGAGGAGATGCGAGACGAGCTTGGGGAACTTGCTAGGAAATATGAGGAGGAACAGAATAAAAGATTGAAGGAGGAGCGACGTAGGATAGTGCTTGAGTCAGACGTCAAAGAACTCAAGGCCCAAGTGTGTAACCTCATCAAGTTGCCCCGTTCTCCACCCCCGAGCCCCGATCATGATGATGGAGAGGATGAGGAGGATCAGGAGCATGGAGATGATGAGGATCAGGAGAATAGAGAGTATGGAGAGACTGAAATGGAGTATTAG
- the LOC132622884 gene encoding uncharacterized protein LOC132622884 isoform X1, with translation MGTARRKLKVSLGRPPTRHELWKKTHMKIEDGKEVWVEPRAEDTYNRYNQAMEDLIRNQPTDDQGNPITPSEEQTLSCWLDVVGGVNKGRAYGLCSEKNFHRIQCGLQGIGSSATVSNEQLEEMRDELGELARKYEEEQNKRLKEERRRIVLESDVKELKAQVCNLIKLPRSPPPSPDHDDGEDEEDQEHGDDEDQENREYGETEMEY, from the exons ATGGGGACTGCTCGGAGGAAATTG AAAGTTTCTCTTGGTAGACCACCCACTCGACATGAGCTATGGAAGAAGACCCATATGAAAATCGAAGATGGAAAAGAAGTTTGGGTTGAGCCACGGGCAGAGGATACCTAT AATCGGTATAATCAAGCAATGGAGGATCTCATTAGGAATCAGCCGACTGATGATCAAGGCAATCCAATCACGCCATCAGAGGAACAAACTCTCTCCTGTTGGTTAGACGTGGTTGGTGGTGTAAATAAGGGAAGAGCGTATGGCCTTTGCTCCGAGAAGAACTTTCACCGCATCCAGTGTGGATTACAAGGTATAGGGAGTTCTGCCACTGTGTCAAATGAGCAGCTCGAGGAGATGCGAGACGAGCTTGGGGAACTTGCTAGGAAATATGAGGAGGAACAGAATAAAAGATTGAAGGAGGAGCGACGTAGGATAGTGCTTGAGTCAGACGTCAAAGAACTCAAGGCCCAAGTGTGTAACCTCATCAAGTTGCCCCGTTCTCCACCCCCGAGCCCCGATCATGATGATGGAGAGGATGAGGAGGATCAGGAGCATGGAGATGATGAGGATCAGGAGAATAGAGAGTATGGAGAGACTGAAATGGAGTATTAG
- the LOC132622884 gene encoding uncharacterized protein LOC132622884 isoform X3, with product MKIEDGKEVWVEPRAEDTYNRYNQAMEDLIRNQPTDDQGNPITPSEEQTLSCWLDVVGGVNKGRAYGLCSEKNFHRIQCGLQGIGSSATVSNEQLEEMRDELGELARKYEEEQNKRLKEERRRIVLESDVKELKAQVCNLIKLPRSPPPSPDHDDGEDEEDQEHGDDEDQENREYGETEMEY from the exons ATGAAAATCGAAGATGGAAAAGAAGTTTGGGTTGAGCCACGGGCAGAGGATACCTAT AATCGGTATAATCAAGCAATGGAGGATCTCATTAGGAATCAGCCGACTGATGATCAAGGCAATCCAATCACGCCATCAGAGGAACAAACTCTCTCCTGTTGGTTAGACGTGGTTGGTGGTGTAAATAAGGGAAGAGCGTATGGCCTTTGCTCCGAGAAGAACTTTCACCGCATCCAGTGTGGATTACAAGGTATAGGGAGTTCTGCCACTGTGTCAAATGAGCAGCTCGAGGAGATGCGAGACGAGCTTGGGGAACTTGCTAGGAAATATGAGGAGGAACAGAATAAAAGATTGAAGGAGGAGCGACGTAGGATAGTGCTTGAGTCAGACGTCAAAGAACTCAAGGCCCAAGTGTGTAACCTCATCAAGTTGCCCCGTTCTCCACCCCCGAGCCCCGATCATGATGATGGAGAGGATGAGGAGGATCAGGAGCATGGAGATGATGAGGATCAGGAGAATAGAGAGTATGGAGAGACTGAAATGGAGTATTAG